Proteins from one Puntigrus tetrazona isolate hp1 chromosome 10, ASM1883169v1, whole genome shotgun sequence genomic window:
- the gltpb gene encoding glycolipid transfer protein gives MALLLDQQFAPLPDTNEIATKTFLESVSHLPPFFDCLGSKVFAPIKADINGNITKIKAVYDSDPAKYETLQQILLSEKSAYGSEWPKVGATLALMWLKRGLRFIQILLQSLADGERDEQNPNLIRINITKAYDQALKRYHGWIVQKVFKAALFAAPCRSDFLKALSKDREVAEEDCLAKIRQFLLNFTATVDAIYEMYTVMNAELDYLA, from the exons ATGGCGCTTTTGCTGGATCAGCAGTTTGCGCCGCTGCCTGACACCAACGAGATCGCCACGAAAACATTTCTGGAGTCAGTTTCTCATCTGCCACCTTTTTTCG ATTGCCTTGGTTCCAAGGTTTTTGCACCGATTAAGGCTGACATAAATGGAAACATCACA AAAATCAAAGCTGTCTACGACTCAGATCCAGCGAAGTATGAGACTCTTCAACAGATTCTGTTATCTGAGAAAAGCGCCTATGGCTCAGAGTGGCCCAAAGTTGGAGCCACACTGGCGCTTATGTGGTTAAAAAG AGGCCTGCGGTTCATTCAGATTTTACTGCAGAGTCTAGCAGACGGGGAAAGAGATGAGCAAAATCCCAATCTTATTCGCATCAATATCACTAAAGCCTATGACCAAGCTCTCAAGAGGTACCACGGCTGGATAGTCCAAAAGGTTTTCAAG GCTGCACTATTCGCTGCACCATGCCGGTCcgattttcttaaagctttATCCAAGGATCGAGAAGTTGCGGAGGAGGACTGCCTGGCAAAAATTCGTCAATTCTTGCTAAACTTCACAGCAACTGTGGATGccatttatgaaatgtatacCGTAATGAATGCCGAGCTGGACTACTTAGCTTGA
- the LOC122353051 gene encoding trace amine-associated receptor 13c-like, translating into MAYETEDHETQYCFPAINSSCIKGKRSRHEYNIMYVFFSLLSAWTVFLNLLVIISISHFKKLHTPTNLIILSLAVADLFVGLIVMPVDAIKLIETCWYFGHTFCRLFLIIMGLLLSTSLSNLVLIAVDRYVAVCHPLLYPKKITTTKMLISICVCWFCSSTYNIVSMSYESVDMSHRSDSCYGECPLVLDFALGVTDLFISFLFPCTLIITLYVGIFYIVHKQVKVINSLMKSGKCEMKGSVKRKSESKAALTLGIIVTVYLLCWIPYYVLCLTESSVSSASSFLAWCLYINSCLNPNIYALFYPWFRTSVKHILTLQIFKPASSLVNVLTDHNS; encoded by the coding sequence ATGGCCTATGAGACAGAGGATCATGAGACTCAATACTGCTTTCCTGCCATCAACTCTTCATGTATCAAGGGAAAACGCTCCAGACATGAATATAATatcatgtatgtgtttttttcattgctgtcagcatggactgtgtttctgaatctgctggtgatcatctccatctctcacttcaAGAAGCTTCACACTCCAACCAACCTgatcattctctctctggctgtggCCGATCTGTTTGTTGGACTTATTGTGATGCCTGTGGACGCTATTAAACTGATTGAAACATGCTGGTACTTTGGACACACTTTCTGTAGgttgtttttaatcataatgGGGCTGCTCCTCTCAACATCTCtcagtaatttagttttaattgctgttgatCGTTATGTTGCTGTGTGTCACCCTTTACTGTACCCCAAGAAAATAACTAcaactaaaatgttaattagtaTTTGTGTCTGTTGGTTTTGCTCCTCAACCTACAATATTGTTAGTATGAGCTACGAATCTGTTGACATGTCACACAGATCAGATTCATGTTATGGAGAGTGTCCCCTTGTACTGGATTTTGCTTTGGGAGTTACTGatctatttatttcattcttgtTTCCTTGTACCCTGATAATTACTTTATATGTTGggatattttatattgtacataaGCAAGTAAAAGTCATAAACTCTCTGATGAAGAGTggtaaatgtgaaatgaaaggTTCAGTGAAGAGGAAATCTGAGAGTAAAGCTGCTCTGACATTAGGGATCATTGTAACAGTTTATCTGCTTTGCTGGATTCCTTATTATGTACTGTGTCTAACAGAAAGCAGTGTGTCATCTGCATCAAGTTTTCTAGCATGGTGCTTGTATATAAATTCATGTCTAAATCCTAATatctatgctttattttatccCTGGTTCAGAACATCAGTTAAACACATATTAACACTTCAAATATTTAAGCCAGCATCCTCTCTGGTCAATGTTTTGACTGATCATAACTCATGA
- the LOC122353095 gene encoding trace amine-associated receptor 13c-like — MAYETEDHETQYCFPAINSSCIKGKRSRHEYNIMYVFFSLLSAWTVFLNLLVIISISHFKKLHTPTNLIILSLAVADLLIGLIVMPVDAIKLIETCWYIGDTACRLFLIIMGLLLSASLSNLVLIAIDRYVAVCHPLQYTKKITTTKTLISICVCWFCSTVYNSAGLSYGSVDMLHKSDTCYGECPLVMSFALGVIDVIISFLFPCTLIITLYLRIFYVVHQHVKVINSLMKSGKCEMKGSVKRKSESKAALTLGIIVTVHLLCWIPYYISYLTKNRVSSATSDFLTWCLYINSCLNPLIYALFYPWFRISVKYILSLQIFKPASSLVNVLPDNHL, encoded by the coding sequence ATGGCCTATGAGACAGAGGATCATGAGACTCAATACTGCTTTCCTGCCATCAACTCTTCATGTATCAAGGGAAAACGCTCCAGACATGAATATAATatcatgtatgtgtttttttcattgctgtcagcatggactgtgtttctgaatctgctggtgatcatctccatctctcacttcaAGAAGCTTCACACTCCAACCAACCTgatcattctctctctggctgtggCTGATCTGCTTATTGGACTTATTGTGATGCCTGTGGACGCTATTAAACTGATTGAAACATGCTGGTACATTGGAGACACTGCCTGTAGgttgtttttaatcataatgGGGCTGCTCCTGTCAGCATCTCtcagtaatttagttttaattgccaTTGATCGTTATGTTGCTGTGTGTCACCCTTTACAGTACACCAAGAAAATAACCACAACTAAAACTTTAATCAGCATTTGTGTCTGTTGGTTTTGCTCCACAGTTTACAATAGTGCTGGTCTGAGCTATGGATCTGTTGACATGTTGCACAAATCAGATACATGTTATGGAGAGTGTCCCCTTGTAATGAGTTTTGCCTTGGGAGTTATTGATGTgattatttctttcttatttcctTGTACCCTGATTATAACTTTATACTTGAGGATATTTTATGTTGTACATCAGCATGTGAAAGTTATAAACTCTCTGATGAAGAGTggtaaatgtgaaatgaaaggTTCAGTGAAGAGGAAATCTGAGAGTAAAGCTGCTCTGACATTAGGGATCATTGTAACAGTTCATCTGCTTTGCTGGATTCCTTATTATATATCGTATCTAACAAAAAATCGAGTCTCATCTGCCACATCTGATTTTCTAACATGGTGCTTGTATATAAATTCATGTCTAAATCCTCtaatttatgctttattttacccCTGGTTTAGAATatcagttaaatatatattaagtctTCAAATATTTAAGCCAGCATCCTCTCTGGTCAATGTTTTGCCTGATAATCActtgtga
- the LOC122353062 gene encoding trace amine-associated receptor 13c-like: MAYETEDHETQYCFPAINSSCIKGKRSKHEYNIMYVFFSLLSAWTVFLNLLVIISISHFKKLHTPTNLIILSLAVADLFVGLIAMPVDAIKLIETCWYFGHTFCRLFLIIMGLLLSTSLSNLVLIAVDRYVAVCHPLLYPKKITTTKMLISICVCWFCSSTYNIVSLSYGSVDMSHRSDACYGECPLVLDFALGVTDLFISFLIPCTLIITLYVRIFYIVHKQVKVINSLMKSGKCEMEGSVKRKSESKAALTLGIIVTVYLLCWIPYYVLCLTESSVSSASNFLTWCLYINSCLNPNIYALFYPWFRTSVKHILTLQIFKPASSLVNVLTDHNS; encoded by the coding sequence ATGGCCTATGAGACAGAGGATCATGAGACTCAATACTGCTTTCCTGCCATCAACTCTTCATGTATCAAGGGAAAACGCTCCAAACATGAATATAATatcatgtatgtgtttttttcattgctgtcagcatggactgtgtttctgaatctgctggtgatcatctccatctctcacttcaAGAAGCTTCACACTCCAACCAACCTgatcattctctctctggctgtggCCGATCTGTTTGTTGGACTTATTGCTATGCCTGTGGACGCTATTAAACTGATTGAAACATGCTGGTACTTTGGACACACTTTCTGTAGgttgtttttaatcataatgGGGCTGCTCCTCTCAACATCTCTctctaatttagttttaattgctgttgatCGTTATGTTGCTGTGTGTCACCCTTTACTGTACCCCAAGAAAATAACTAcaactaaaatgttaattagtaTTTGTGTCTGTTGGTTTTGCTCCTCAACCTACAATATTGTTAGTCTGAGCTATGGATCTGTTGACATGTCACACAGATCAGATGCATGTTATGGAGAGTGTCCCCTTGTACTGGATTTTGCTTTGGGAGTTACTGatctatttatttcattcttgaTTCCTTGTACCCTGATAATTACTTTATATGTTAggattttttatattgtacataaGCAAGTAAAAGTTATAAACTCTCTGATGAAGAGTGGTAAATGTGAAATGGAAGGTTCAGTGAAGAGGAAATCTGAGAGTAAAGCTGCTCTGACATTAGGGATCATTGTCACAGTTTATCTGCTTTGCTGGATTCCTTATTATGTACTGTGTCTAACAGAAAGCAGTGTGTCATCTGCATCAAATTTTCTAACATGGTGCTTGTATATAAATTCATGTCTAAATCCTAATatctatgctttattttatccCTGGTTCAGAACATCAGTTAAACACATATTAACACTTCAAATATTTAAGCCAGCATCCTCTCTGGTCAATGTTTTGACTGATCATAACTCATAG
- the LOC122353067 gene encoding trace amine-associated receptor 13c-like, translating to MAYETEHHETQYCFPAINSSCIKGKRSRHEYNIMYVFFSLLSAWTVFLNLLVIISISHFKKLHTPTNLIILSLAVADLFVGLIVMPIEAIKLIEMCWYFGDAICRLFLIIIGLLLSTSLSNLVLIAVDRYVAVCHPLLYPKKITTTKMLISICVCWFCSSTYNIVSLSYGSVDMSHRSDACYGECPLVLDFALGVTDLFISFLFPCTLIITLYLRIFYIVHKQVKVINSLMKSGKCEMKGSVKRKSESKAALTLGIIVTVYLLCWIPYYVLCLTESSVSSASSFLAWCLYINSCLNPNIYALFYPWFRTSVKHILTLQIFKPASSLVNVLTDHNS from the coding sequence ATGGCCTATGAGACAGAGCATCATGAGACTCAATACTGCTTTCCTGCCATCAACTCTTCATGTATCAAGGGAAAACGCTCCAGACATGAATATAATatcatgtatgtgtttttttcattgctgtcagcatggactgtgtttctgaatctgctggtgatcatctccatctctcacttcaAGAAGCTTCACACTCCAACCAACCTgatcattctctctctggctgtggCCGATCTGTTTGTTGGACTTATTGTCATGCCCATAGAGGCTATCAAGTTGATTGAGATGTGCTGGTACTTTGGAGACGCTATCTGTaggttgtttttaattatcataGGGCTGCTCCTCTCAACATCTCTctctaatttagttttaattgctgttgatCGTTATGTTGCTGTGTGTCACCCTTTACTGTACCCCAAGAAAATAACTAcaactaaaatgttaattagtaTTTGTGTCTGTTGGTTTTGCTCCTCAACCTACAATATTGTTAGTCTGAGCTATGGATCTGTTGACATGTCACACAGATCAGATGCATGTTATGGAGAGTGTCCCCTTGTACTGGATTTTGCTTTGGGAGTTACTGatctatttatttcattcttgtTTCCTTGTACCCTGATAATTACTTTATACTTGAggatattttatattgtacataaGCAAGTAAAAGTTATAAACTCTCTGATGAAGAGTggtaaatgtgaaatgaaaggTTCAGTGAAGAGGAAATCTGAGAGTAAAGCTGCTCTGACATTAGGGATCATTGTCACAGTTTATCTGCTTTGCTGGATTCCTTATTATGTACTGTGTCTAACAGAAAGCAGTGTGTCATCTGCATCAAGTTTTCTAGCATGGTGCTTGTATATAAATTCATGTCTAAATCCTAATatctatgctttattttatccCTGGTTCAGAACATCAGTTAAACACATATTAACACTTCAAATATTTAAGCCAGCATCCTCTCTGGTCAATGTTTTGACTGATCATAACTCATGA